Proteins co-encoded in one Gopherus evgoodei ecotype Sinaloan lineage chromosome 4, rGopEvg1_v1.p, whole genome shotgun sequence genomic window:
- the AMPD2 gene encoding AMP deaminase 2 isoform X2: MASEIHGGLGPRSLQSAHSLPGTLHCLKQFPVDLRTSMDGKYKEIAEELFSRSLVESDMRSAPYEFPEDSPIEQLEERRQRLERQISQDVKLEPDILLRAKQDFLKIDSAADLQLYKEQNENLVDHLPKERDVLLEREFQRVTISGEETCGVPFTDLLDAAKSVVKALFIREKYMGLSLQSFCKTTARFLEELSGKPLETRFYEEIPETPVAADAPVHPPFTDQHPYETCLPEAMPADLGFGLRMVSGVIHVYTKRDVVDRSTELDLLYPDLQEFIADMNVLMALIINGPIKSFCYRRLQYLSSKFQMHVLLNEMKELAAQKKVPHRDFYNIRKVDTHIHASSCMNQKHLLRFIKRTMKKHLDEIVHVEKGKEQTLKEVFETMNLTAYDLSVDTLDVHADRNTFHRFDKFNTKYNPIGESILREIFIKTDNQVSGKYFAHIIKEVMSDLEESKYQNAELRLSIYGRSRDEWDKLAKWAVSHKVHSNNVRWLVQVPRLFDVYRTKKQLANFQEMLENIFLPLFEATIHPASHPELHLFLEHVEGFDSVDDESKPEHRIFNQDSPLPGTWVEEDNPPYSYYLYYMYANMTVLNHLRRKRGFHTFVLRPHCGEAGPIHHLVSAFMLSENISHGLLLRKAPVLQYLYYLAQIGIAMSPLSNNSLFLSYHRNPLPEYLSRGLMVSLSTDDPLQFHFTKEPLMEEYSIATQVWKLSSCDMCELARNSVLMSGFSHKVKSYWLGPNYLKEGSEGNDIRRTNVPDIRVSYRFETLCQELTLITQAVQTAELETIQEEDSLIVSSSLGMQ, translated from the exons AGATCCATGGTGGGCTGGGGCCTCGATCACTGCAGTCTGCTCACTCCCTGCCAGGGACTCTGCATTGCCTGAAGCAATTCCCTGTCGACCTGCGCACCTCCATGGATGGCAAGTACAAGGAAATCGCTGAG GAACTGTTCTCCCGCTCGCTGGTGGAGAGCGACATGCGCAGCGCCCCGTACGAGTTCCCCGAGGACAGCCCCattgagcagctggaggaaaggCGCCAGCGGCTGGAGCGGCAGATCAGCCAGGACGTGAA ACTAGAACCCGACATTTTACTCAGAGCCAAACAGGACTTCTTGAAAATTGACAGTGCTGCTGACTTACA gctaTACAAGGAGCAGAACGAGAACCTGGTGGATCATCTCCCCAAGGAGagggatgtgctgctggagagaGAGTTCCAGAGGGTCACCATCTCCGGGGAAGAGACATGTGGG GTGCCCTTCACAGACCTGCTGGATGCTGCCAAAAGCGTGGTGAAGGCACTGTTCATCCGGGAGAAGTACATGGGGCTCTCCCTGCAGAGCTTCTGCAAGACCACCGCCCGCTTCTTGGAGGAGCTTTCCGGGAAACCGCTGGAGACCCGGTTCTATGAGGAGATcccagagacccctgtggctgcaG ATGCTCCTGTGCACCCCCCCTTCACAGACCAGCACCCCTACGAGACCTGCCTCCCTGAGGCCATGCCGGCCGACCTGGGCTTCGGCCTCAGGATGGTCAGTGGTGTGATCCACGTCTACACCAAGCGCGATGTCGTGgacag GAGCACAGAGCTGGACCTGCTGTACCCCGACCTACAGGAGTTCATCGCCGACATGAACGTCTTGATGGCTTTGATCATCAATGGCCCCAT AAAATCCTTCTGCTACCGGCGGCTGCAGTACCTGAGCTCCAAGTTCCAGATGCACGTCCTGCTCAACGAGATGAAGGAGCTGGCGGCTCAGAAGAAGGTCCCCCACCGGGACTTCTACAACATCCGCAAG GTGGACACGCACATCCACGCCTCCTCCTGCATGAACCAGAAGCACCTGCTGCGCTTCATCAAGCGCACCATGAAGAAGCACCTGGACGAGATCGTGCACGTGGAGAAGGGCAAGGAGCAGACCCTGAAGGAGGTCTTCGAGACCATGAACCTTACAGCCTACGACCTTAGTGTGGACACACTGGACGTCCATGCG GACCGTAACACCTTCCACCGCTTTGACAAGTTCAACACCAAGTACAACCCCATCGGGGAGTCCATCCTGCGCGAGATCTTCATCAAGACGGACAACCAGGTCTCGGGGAAGTACTTCGCTCACATCATCAAG GAGGTGATGTCCGACCTGGAGGAGAGCAAGTATCAGAATGCAGAGCTGCGGCTCTCCATATACGGCCGGTCACGGGACGAGTGGGACAAGCTGGCCAAGTGGGCCGTGAGCCACAAGGTGCACTCCAACAACGTGCGCTGGCTGGTGCAGGTGCCACGCCTCTT cGATGTGTACCGCACCAAGAAGCAGCTGGCCAACTTTCAGGAGATGCTGGAGAATATTTTCCTACCCCTCTTCGAAGCCACCATCCATCCTGCGAGCCACCCGGAGCTACACCTCTTCCTGGAGCAC GTGGAGGGCTTTGACAGCGTGGACGACGAATCCAAGCCAGAGCATCGCATCTTCAACCAGGACAGCCCCCTGCCCGGGACCTGGGTCGAGGAAGACAATCCGCCCTACTCTTACTACCTGTACTATATGTACGCCAACATGACGGTGCTGAACCACCTTCGCAG GAAGAGGGGCTTCCACACCTTTGTCCTGCGCCCTCACTGCGGGGAGGCAGGCCCGATCCACCACCTGGTGTCAGCCTTCATGCTGTCGGAGAACATCTCGCACGGGCTGCTGCTCCGCAAG GCGCCCGTGCTGCAGTACCTCTACTACCTAGCCCAGATCGGCATCGCCATGTCCCCACTCAGCAACAACAGTCTCTTCCTGAGCTACCACCGCAACCCACTGCCCGAGTATCTGTCCCGTGGCCTGATGGTCTCACTCTCCACTGATGACCCCCTGCAGTTCCACTTCACCAAG GAGCCCCTGATGGAGGAGTACAGCATCGCCACGCAGGTGTGGAAGCTCAGCTCCTGCGACATGTGCGAACTCGCTCGCAACAGCGTGCTCATGAGCGGCTTCTCCCACAAG GTGAAGAGCTACTGGCTGGGACCCAATTACCTGAAGGAAGGGTCTGAGGGGAACGACATCAGACGCACCAACGTGCCGGACATCCGGGTGAGCTACCGCTTTGAGACGCTGTGCCAGGAGCTGACACTCATCACACAGGCCGTGCAGACGGCAGAGCTGGAGACCATCCAGGAAGAGGACTCCCTGATCGTGAGCTCCAGCCTGGGCATGCAGTGA
- the AMPD2 gene encoding AMP deaminase 2 isoform X1, whose product MSAGAAASRGKHPFQKRGSLQGPGAAEIHGGLGPRSLQSAHSLPGTLHCLKQFPVDLRTSMDGKYKEIAEELFSRSLVESDMRSAPYEFPEDSPIEQLEERRQRLERQISQDVKLEPDILLRAKQDFLKIDSAADLQLYKEQNENLVDHLPKERDVLLEREFQRVTISGEETCGVPFTDLLDAAKSVVKALFIREKYMGLSLQSFCKTTARFLEELSGKPLETRFYEEIPETPVAADAPVHPPFTDQHPYETCLPEAMPADLGFGLRMVSGVIHVYTKRDVVDRSTELDLLYPDLQEFIADMNVLMALIINGPIKSFCYRRLQYLSSKFQMHVLLNEMKELAAQKKVPHRDFYNIRKVDTHIHASSCMNQKHLLRFIKRTMKKHLDEIVHVEKGKEQTLKEVFETMNLTAYDLSVDTLDVHADRNTFHRFDKFNTKYNPIGESILREIFIKTDNQVSGKYFAHIIKEVMSDLEESKYQNAELRLSIYGRSRDEWDKLAKWAVSHKVHSNNVRWLVQVPRLFDVYRTKKQLANFQEMLENIFLPLFEATIHPASHPELHLFLEHVEGFDSVDDESKPEHRIFNQDSPLPGTWVEEDNPPYSYYLYYMYANMTVLNHLRRKRGFHTFVLRPHCGEAGPIHHLVSAFMLSENISHGLLLRKAPVLQYLYYLAQIGIAMSPLSNNSLFLSYHRNPLPEYLSRGLMVSLSTDDPLQFHFTKEPLMEEYSIATQVWKLSSCDMCELARNSVLMSGFSHKVKSYWLGPNYLKEGSEGNDIRRTNVPDIRVSYRFETLCQELTLITQAVQTAELETIQEEDSLIVSSSLGMQ is encoded by the exons AGATCCATGGTGGGCTGGGGCCTCGATCACTGCAGTCTGCTCACTCCCTGCCAGGGACTCTGCATTGCCTGAAGCAATTCCCTGTCGACCTGCGCACCTCCATGGATGGCAAGTACAAGGAAATCGCTGAG GAACTGTTCTCCCGCTCGCTGGTGGAGAGCGACATGCGCAGCGCCCCGTACGAGTTCCCCGAGGACAGCCCCattgagcagctggaggaaaggCGCCAGCGGCTGGAGCGGCAGATCAGCCAGGACGTGAA ACTAGAACCCGACATTTTACTCAGAGCCAAACAGGACTTCTTGAAAATTGACAGTGCTGCTGACTTACA gctaTACAAGGAGCAGAACGAGAACCTGGTGGATCATCTCCCCAAGGAGagggatgtgctgctggagagaGAGTTCCAGAGGGTCACCATCTCCGGGGAAGAGACATGTGGG GTGCCCTTCACAGACCTGCTGGATGCTGCCAAAAGCGTGGTGAAGGCACTGTTCATCCGGGAGAAGTACATGGGGCTCTCCCTGCAGAGCTTCTGCAAGACCACCGCCCGCTTCTTGGAGGAGCTTTCCGGGAAACCGCTGGAGACCCGGTTCTATGAGGAGATcccagagacccctgtggctgcaG ATGCTCCTGTGCACCCCCCCTTCACAGACCAGCACCCCTACGAGACCTGCCTCCCTGAGGCCATGCCGGCCGACCTGGGCTTCGGCCTCAGGATGGTCAGTGGTGTGATCCACGTCTACACCAAGCGCGATGTCGTGgacag GAGCACAGAGCTGGACCTGCTGTACCCCGACCTACAGGAGTTCATCGCCGACATGAACGTCTTGATGGCTTTGATCATCAATGGCCCCAT AAAATCCTTCTGCTACCGGCGGCTGCAGTACCTGAGCTCCAAGTTCCAGATGCACGTCCTGCTCAACGAGATGAAGGAGCTGGCGGCTCAGAAGAAGGTCCCCCACCGGGACTTCTACAACATCCGCAAG GTGGACACGCACATCCACGCCTCCTCCTGCATGAACCAGAAGCACCTGCTGCGCTTCATCAAGCGCACCATGAAGAAGCACCTGGACGAGATCGTGCACGTGGAGAAGGGCAAGGAGCAGACCCTGAAGGAGGTCTTCGAGACCATGAACCTTACAGCCTACGACCTTAGTGTGGACACACTGGACGTCCATGCG GACCGTAACACCTTCCACCGCTTTGACAAGTTCAACACCAAGTACAACCCCATCGGGGAGTCCATCCTGCGCGAGATCTTCATCAAGACGGACAACCAGGTCTCGGGGAAGTACTTCGCTCACATCATCAAG GAGGTGATGTCCGACCTGGAGGAGAGCAAGTATCAGAATGCAGAGCTGCGGCTCTCCATATACGGCCGGTCACGGGACGAGTGGGACAAGCTGGCCAAGTGGGCCGTGAGCCACAAGGTGCACTCCAACAACGTGCGCTGGCTGGTGCAGGTGCCACGCCTCTT cGATGTGTACCGCACCAAGAAGCAGCTGGCCAACTTTCAGGAGATGCTGGAGAATATTTTCCTACCCCTCTTCGAAGCCACCATCCATCCTGCGAGCCACCCGGAGCTACACCTCTTCCTGGAGCAC GTGGAGGGCTTTGACAGCGTGGACGACGAATCCAAGCCAGAGCATCGCATCTTCAACCAGGACAGCCCCCTGCCCGGGACCTGGGTCGAGGAAGACAATCCGCCCTACTCTTACTACCTGTACTATATGTACGCCAACATGACGGTGCTGAACCACCTTCGCAG GAAGAGGGGCTTCCACACCTTTGTCCTGCGCCCTCACTGCGGGGAGGCAGGCCCGATCCACCACCTGGTGTCAGCCTTCATGCTGTCGGAGAACATCTCGCACGGGCTGCTGCTCCGCAAG GCGCCCGTGCTGCAGTACCTCTACTACCTAGCCCAGATCGGCATCGCCATGTCCCCACTCAGCAACAACAGTCTCTTCCTGAGCTACCACCGCAACCCACTGCCCGAGTATCTGTCCCGTGGCCTGATGGTCTCACTCTCCACTGATGACCCCCTGCAGTTCCACTTCACCAAG GAGCCCCTGATGGAGGAGTACAGCATCGCCACGCAGGTGTGGAAGCTCAGCTCCTGCGACATGTGCGAACTCGCTCGCAACAGCGTGCTCATGAGCGGCTTCTCCCACAAG GTGAAGAGCTACTGGCTGGGACCCAATTACCTGAAGGAAGGGTCTGAGGGGAACGACATCAGACGCACCAACGTGCCGGACATCCGGGTGAGCTACCGCTTTGAGACGCTGTGCCAGGAGCTGACACTCATCACACAGGCCGTGCAGACGGCAGAGCTGGAGACCATCCAGGAAGAGGACTCCCTGATCGTGAGCTCCAGCCTGGGCATGCAGTGA
- the AMPD2 gene encoding AMP deaminase 2 isoform X5, which produces MDGKYKEIAEELFSRSLVESDMRSAPYEFPEDSPIEQLEERRQRLERQISQDVKLEPDILLRAKQDFLKIDSAADLQLYKEQNENLVDHLPKERDVLLEREFQRVTISGEETCGVPFTDLLDAAKSVVKALFIREKYMGLSLQSFCKTTARFLEELSGKPLETRFYEEIPETPVAADAPVHPPFTDQHPYETCLPEAMPADLGFGLRMVSGVIHVYTKRDVVDRSTELDLLYPDLQEFIADMNVLMALIINGPIKSFCYRRLQYLSSKFQMHVLLNEMKELAAQKKVPHRDFYNIRKVDTHIHASSCMNQKHLLRFIKRTMKKHLDEIVHVEKGKEQTLKEVFETMNLTAYDLSVDTLDVHADRNTFHRFDKFNTKYNPIGESILREIFIKTDNQVSGKYFAHIIKEVMSDLEESKYQNAELRLSIYGRSRDEWDKLAKWAVSHKVHSNNVRWLVQVPRLFDVYRTKKQLANFQEMLENIFLPLFEATIHPASHPELHLFLEHVEGFDSVDDESKPEHRIFNQDSPLPGTWVEEDNPPYSYYLYYMYANMTVLNHLRRKRGFHTFVLRPHCGEAGPIHHLVSAFMLSENISHGLLLRKAPVLQYLYYLAQIGIAMSPLSNNSLFLSYHRNPLPEYLSRGLMVSLSTDDPLQFHFTKEPLMEEYSIATQVWKLSSCDMCELARNSVLMSGFSHKVKSYWLGPNYLKEGSEGNDIRRTNVPDIRVSYRFETLCQELTLITQAVQTAELETIQEEDSLIVSSSLGMQ; this is translated from the exons ATGGATGGCAAGTACAAGGAAATCGCTGAG GAACTGTTCTCCCGCTCGCTGGTGGAGAGCGACATGCGCAGCGCCCCGTACGAGTTCCCCGAGGACAGCCCCattgagcagctggaggaaaggCGCCAGCGGCTGGAGCGGCAGATCAGCCAGGACGTGAA ACTAGAACCCGACATTTTACTCAGAGCCAAACAGGACTTCTTGAAAATTGACAGTGCTGCTGACTTACA gctaTACAAGGAGCAGAACGAGAACCTGGTGGATCATCTCCCCAAGGAGagggatgtgctgctggagagaGAGTTCCAGAGGGTCACCATCTCCGGGGAAGAGACATGTGGG GTGCCCTTCACAGACCTGCTGGATGCTGCCAAAAGCGTGGTGAAGGCACTGTTCATCCGGGAGAAGTACATGGGGCTCTCCCTGCAGAGCTTCTGCAAGACCACCGCCCGCTTCTTGGAGGAGCTTTCCGGGAAACCGCTGGAGACCCGGTTCTATGAGGAGATcccagagacccctgtggctgcaG ATGCTCCTGTGCACCCCCCCTTCACAGACCAGCACCCCTACGAGACCTGCCTCCCTGAGGCCATGCCGGCCGACCTGGGCTTCGGCCTCAGGATGGTCAGTGGTGTGATCCACGTCTACACCAAGCGCGATGTCGTGgacag GAGCACAGAGCTGGACCTGCTGTACCCCGACCTACAGGAGTTCATCGCCGACATGAACGTCTTGATGGCTTTGATCATCAATGGCCCCAT AAAATCCTTCTGCTACCGGCGGCTGCAGTACCTGAGCTCCAAGTTCCAGATGCACGTCCTGCTCAACGAGATGAAGGAGCTGGCGGCTCAGAAGAAGGTCCCCCACCGGGACTTCTACAACATCCGCAAG GTGGACACGCACATCCACGCCTCCTCCTGCATGAACCAGAAGCACCTGCTGCGCTTCATCAAGCGCACCATGAAGAAGCACCTGGACGAGATCGTGCACGTGGAGAAGGGCAAGGAGCAGACCCTGAAGGAGGTCTTCGAGACCATGAACCTTACAGCCTACGACCTTAGTGTGGACACACTGGACGTCCATGCG GACCGTAACACCTTCCACCGCTTTGACAAGTTCAACACCAAGTACAACCCCATCGGGGAGTCCATCCTGCGCGAGATCTTCATCAAGACGGACAACCAGGTCTCGGGGAAGTACTTCGCTCACATCATCAAG GAGGTGATGTCCGACCTGGAGGAGAGCAAGTATCAGAATGCAGAGCTGCGGCTCTCCATATACGGCCGGTCACGGGACGAGTGGGACAAGCTGGCCAAGTGGGCCGTGAGCCACAAGGTGCACTCCAACAACGTGCGCTGGCTGGTGCAGGTGCCACGCCTCTT cGATGTGTACCGCACCAAGAAGCAGCTGGCCAACTTTCAGGAGATGCTGGAGAATATTTTCCTACCCCTCTTCGAAGCCACCATCCATCCTGCGAGCCACCCGGAGCTACACCTCTTCCTGGAGCAC GTGGAGGGCTTTGACAGCGTGGACGACGAATCCAAGCCAGAGCATCGCATCTTCAACCAGGACAGCCCCCTGCCCGGGACCTGGGTCGAGGAAGACAATCCGCCCTACTCTTACTACCTGTACTATATGTACGCCAACATGACGGTGCTGAACCACCTTCGCAG GAAGAGGGGCTTCCACACCTTTGTCCTGCGCCCTCACTGCGGGGAGGCAGGCCCGATCCACCACCTGGTGTCAGCCTTCATGCTGTCGGAGAACATCTCGCACGGGCTGCTGCTCCGCAAG GCGCCCGTGCTGCAGTACCTCTACTACCTAGCCCAGATCGGCATCGCCATGTCCCCACTCAGCAACAACAGTCTCTTCCTGAGCTACCACCGCAACCCACTGCCCGAGTATCTGTCCCGTGGCCTGATGGTCTCACTCTCCACTGATGACCCCCTGCAGTTCCACTTCACCAAG GAGCCCCTGATGGAGGAGTACAGCATCGCCACGCAGGTGTGGAAGCTCAGCTCCTGCGACATGTGCGAACTCGCTCGCAACAGCGTGCTCATGAGCGGCTTCTCCCACAAG GTGAAGAGCTACTGGCTGGGACCCAATTACCTGAAGGAAGGGTCTGAGGGGAACGACATCAGACGCACCAACGTGCCGGACATCCGGGTGAGCTACCGCTTTGAGACGCTGTGCCAGGAGCTGACACTCATCACACAGGCCGTGCAGACGGCAGAGCTGGAGACCATCCAGGAAGAGGACTCCCTGATCGTGAGCTCCAGCCTGGGCATGCAGTGA
- the AMPD2 gene encoding AMP deaminase 2 isoform X4 — MELFSRSLVESDMRSAPYEFPEDSPIEQLEERRQRLERQISQDVKLEPDILLRAKQDFLKIDSAADLQLYKEQNENLVDHLPKERDVLLEREFQRVTISGEETCGVPFTDLLDAAKSVVKALFIREKYMGLSLQSFCKTTARFLEELSGKPLETRFYEEIPETPVAADAPVHPPFTDQHPYETCLPEAMPADLGFGLRMVSGVIHVYTKRDVVDRSTELDLLYPDLQEFIADMNVLMALIINGPIKSFCYRRLQYLSSKFQMHVLLNEMKELAAQKKVPHRDFYNIRKVDTHIHASSCMNQKHLLRFIKRTMKKHLDEIVHVEKGKEQTLKEVFETMNLTAYDLSVDTLDVHADRNTFHRFDKFNTKYNPIGESILREIFIKTDNQVSGKYFAHIIKEVMSDLEESKYQNAELRLSIYGRSRDEWDKLAKWAVSHKVHSNNVRWLVQVPRLFDVYRTKKQLANFQEMLENIFLPLFEATIHPASHPELHLFLEHVEGFDSVDDESKPEHRIFNQDSPLPGTWVEEDNPPYSYYLYYMYANMTVLNHLRRKRGFHTFVLRPHCGEAGPIHHLVSAFMLSENISHGLLLRKAPVLQYLYYLAQIGIAMSPLSNNSLFLSYHRNPLPEYLSRGLMVSLSTDDPLQFHFTKEPLMEEYSIATQVWKLSSCDMCELARNSVLMSGFSHKVKSYWLGPNYLKEGSEGNDIRRTNVPDIRVSYRFETLCQELTLITQAVQTAELETIQEEDSLIVSSSLGMQ; from the exons ATG GAACTGTTCTCCCGCTCGCTGGTGGAGAGCGACATGCGCAGCGCCCCGTACGAGTTCCCCGAGGACAGCCCCattgagcagctggaggaaaggCGCCAGCGGCTGGAGCGGCAGATCAGCCAGGACGTGAA ACTAGAACCCGACATTTTACTCAGAGCCAAACAGGACTTCTTGAAAATTGACAGTGCTGCTGACTTACA gctaTACAAGGAGCAGAACGAGAACCTGGTGGATCATCTCCCCAAGGAGagggatgtgctgctggagagaGAGTTCCAGAGGGTCACCATCTCCGGGGAAGAGACATGTGGG GTGCCCTTCACAGACCTGCTGGATGCTGCCAAAAGCGTGGTGAAGGCACTGTTCATCCGGGAGAAGTACATGGGGCTCTCCCTGCAGAGCTTCTGCAAGACCACCGCCCGCTTCTTGGAGGAGCTTTCCGGGAAACCGCTGGAGACCCGGTTCTATGAGGAGATcccagagacccctgtggctgcaG ATGCTCCTGTGCACCCCCCCTTCACAGACCAGCACCCCTACGAGACCTGCCTCCCTGAGGCCATGCCGGCCGACCTGGGCTTCGGCCTCAGGATGGTCAGTGGTGTGATCCACGTCTACACCAAGCGCGATGTCGTGgacag GAGCACAGAGCTGGACCTGCTGTACCCCGACCTACAGGAGTTCATCGCCGACATGAACGTCTTGATGGCTTTGATCATCAATGGCCCCAT AAAATCCTTCTGCTACCGGCGGCTGCAGTACCTGAGCTCCAAGTTCCAGATGCACGTCCTGCTCAACGAGATGAAGGAGCTGGCGGCTCAGAAGAAGGTCCCCCACCGGGACTTCTACAACATCCGCAAG GTGGACACGCACATCCACGCCTCCTCCTGCATGAACCAGAAGCACCTGCTGCGCTTCATCAAGCGCACCATGAAGAAGCACCTGGACGAGATCGTGCACGTGGAGAAGGGCAAGGAGCAGACCCTGAAGGAGGTCTTCGAGACCATGAACCTTACAGCCTACGACCTTAGTGTGGACACACTGGACGTCCATGCG GACCGTAACACCTTCCACCGCTTTGACAAGTTCAACACCAAGTACAACCCCATCGGGGAGTCCATCCTGCGCGAGATCTTCATCAAGACGGACAACCAGGTCTCGGGGAAGTACTTCGCTCACATCATCAAG GAGGTGATGTCCGACCTGGAGGAGAGCAAGTATCAGAATGCAGAGCTGCGGCTCTCCATATACGGCCGGTCACGGGACGAGTGGGACAAGCTGGCCAAGTGGGCCGTGAGCCACAAGGTGCACTCCAACAACGTGCGCTGGCTGGTGCAGGTGCCACGCCTCTT cGATGTGTACCGCACCAAGAAGCAGCTGGCCAACTTTCAGGAGATGCTGGAGAATATTTTCCTACCCCTCTTCGAAGCCACCATCCATCCTGCGAGCCACCCGGAGCTACACCTCTTCCTGGAGCAC GTGGAGGGCTTTGACAGCGTGGACGACGAATCCAAGCCAGAGCATCGCATCTTCAACCAGGACAGCCCCCTGCCCGGGACCTGGGTCGAGGAAGACAATCCGCCCTACTCTTACTACCTGTACTATATGTACGCCAACATGACGGTGCTGAACCACCTTCGCAG GAAGAGGGGCTTCCACACCTTTGTCCTGCGCCCTCACTGCGGGGAGGCAGGCCCGATCCACCACCTGGTGTCAGCCTTCATGCTGTCGGAGAACATCTCGCACGGGCTGCTGCTCCGCAAG GCGCCCGTGCTGCAGTACCTCTACTACCTAGCCCAGATCGGCATCGCCATGTCCCCACTCAGCAACAACAGTCTCTTCCTGAGCTACCACCGCAACCCACTGCCCGAGTATCTGTCCCGTGGCCTGATGGTCTCACTCTCCACTGATGACCCCCTGCAGTTCCACTTCACCAAG GAGCCCCTGATGGAGGAGTACAGCATCGCCACGCAGGTGTGGAAGCTCAGCTCCTGCGACATGTGCGAACTCGCTCGCAACAGCGTGCTCATGAGCGGCTTCTCCCACAAG GTGAAGAGCTACTGGCTGGGACCCAATTACCTGAAGGAAGGGTCTGAGGGGAACGACATCAGACGCACCAACGTGCCGGACATCCGGGTGAGCTACCGCTTTGAGACGCTGTGCCAGGAGCTGACACTCATCACACAGGCCGTGCAGACGGCAGAGCTGGAGACCATCCAGGAAGAGGACTCCCTGATCGTGAGCTCCAGCCTGGGCATGCAGTGA